The following are from one region of the Salvia splendens isolate huo1 unplaced genomic scaffold, SspV2 ctg1097, whole genome shotgun sequence genome:
- the LOC121788605 gene encoding uncharacterized protein LOC121788605, whose product MSFLWEKSQTWRWLVTKTRDSKPFFLTFATVCGVIPGIIGYCVMQVTSSSNPELEAKLRQSARPELTMMGKVNQERLAEYLGELKRKENTNDRYVAALRGETLTRKPYVRIQPVPNPKNTVVEEEKK is encoded by the exons ATGTCGTTTCTATGGGAGAAGAGCCAGACATGGAGATGGCTGGTGACCAAGACCAGGGATTCCAAGCCCTTCTTTCTCACCTTCGCCACCGTCTGCGGCGTCATTCCCGGTATTATTGGCTACTGCGTCATGCAGGTCACCAGCTCCAGCAACCCCGAGCTCGAAGCCAAGCTCCGCCAGTCCGCCCGCCCCGAATTAACG ATGATGGGTAAAGTTAATCAAGAGAGGCTAGCAGAGTACCTGGGGGAACTGAAGAGGAAAGAAAATACAAATGACAGATATGTTGCTGCTTTAAGAGGAGAGACACTGACTAGAAAGCCATATGTGAGAATTCAACCAGTCCCAAACCCAAAGAACACTGTGGTCGAGGAGGAAAAGAAGTAA